The Anolis carolinensis isolate JA03-04 chromosome 2, rAnoCar3.1.pri, whole genome shotgun sequence genome contains the following window.
GGGGACCTGGCCGAGAGCGACCTGGTCCAGCACTTCAGCCAGTTCGGCCCCGTCGAGAAGGCCGAGATCATCGCCAACAAGCAGAGCGGCAAGAAGCGCGGCTTCGGCTTCGTCTACTTCCAGAGCCACGACGCCGCCGATAAGGCCGCCGTGGTCAAGTTCCACCCCATCCAGGTAAAGAGGCAGGAAGGGCCCTTTTCAACCGCGGAAGCCTGTGTTCCCCAAATAGATTGCGCGGCGAGGAGACGAATACACAGAATTTGCATGAAAAAGGAAATGCCACCCCGAGACGCAGCTCggctgggctttatagaatttcCAAGGACATTTCACGCCTCcccaaattatttttttcccagGCTCTCTTCCTGTCCATTCCCCTTTCATCTTATCATGGTACCTTTAATTAGATGCTTaacaaaacagttcaggaaagcaaATGGCCCAGTTACAATaattcaatatatcaatataccATCTGgactttttcccttcctttgagGCATCAATCCATCAGACACTATTTTGggaaatgggcaaactttggccctcttgacgttttggatttcatttcccataattcctaacagcctcaggcctcttccttttcttcatctAAGAAAAGGATATAGAAAAGATGTTCCTTGTCTACATCTAAGACTTGCTTTTCTTGGGTTTATTGGCTTGACATTCCAGATCTTCACTTGATGTCTCCTTTTGCATATCTAAGAAAGTGATGGGCTATTTATGGTTGGGCTCTGTTTCTCTTCTTTCAACTGCCGTTTGTTCTGTGTGTTTCTAATGGCTAAATTCTTCCAacacggtggttctcaacctgtgggtccccaggtgttttggcctacaactcccagaagtcccatccagtttactagctgttaggatttctgggagttgaaggccaaaacacttagggacccacaagttgagaaccaccgtTCCAGCACTAAGACTAAGGCAGATTTTCTTCTAACACTAAAGACCAAGGCTATGTATTTAATCAGACCTATACTTCACACTATTGCTATTTATTAATCAAATTAAATAAGGTCTTTGTCTCCTTCACAGGGACACCGTGTCGAAGTCAAGAAGGCTGTGCCCAAGGAGGACATCCAGGGCGGGAGTGGCGGAGGAGGCCCGGCGCGGTCGGGATGGGGTGGGCGGGGCAGAGGAAGGGGCGGCGGAGGCAACCGGGACCACAACGGCCTCTCCAAaggtggtggtggcggcggcggcggataTAACAGCTATGGAGGCTATGGTGGAGGAGGTGGAGGCGGCTATGGATCATATGGATCCTACGGCGGAGGGGGTGATTATGGCAACGGCTATGGCGGCTTTGGAAGCTACAGCCAGCACCAGTCTTCTTATGG
Protein-coding sequences here:
- the hnrnpa0 gene encoding heterogeneous nuclear ribonucleoprotein A0, producing the protein MESSQLCKLFIGGLNVQTTEAGLREYFEAYGTLTDCVVVLNPQTKRSRCFGFVTYSAVEEADAAMAASPHAVDGNAVELKRAVSREDSARPGAHAKVKKLFVGGLKGDLAESDLVQHFSQFGPVEKAEIIANKQSGKKRGFGFVYFQSHDAADKAAVVKFHPIQGHRVEVKKAVPKEDIQGGSGGGGPARSGWGGRGRGRGGGGNRDHNGLSKGGGGGGGGYNSYGGYGGGGGGGYGSYGSYGGGGDYGNGYGGFGSYSQHQSSYGPMKGGGGGGGGGWGPRSNSGPYRGGGGGGGYGGGGGGGYGGSF